Proteins encoded within one genomic window of Cucumis sativus cultivar 9930 chromosome 3, Cucumber_9930_V3, whole genome shotgun sequence:
- the LOC101212114 gene encoding chromatin assembly factor 1 subunit A has product MAFASGSVIRNATNLSNNLLRSFSTSIKTAQHNNHLQTQEYLEANSFIGSWQAPKNPKEAQARLARLRREYAKQVKQVRKNYIQEVELLRLEREQKDEAKKEALRVANEERKKLKAEAAKVRAEERKVADEEFRLTLVKERAEKLEHWRMMEKKREEKKKEKKELLRRQSSMWVDENKLEEKLLEAIVNTITL; this is encoded by the exons ATGGCGTTTGCGTCTGGTTCCGTGATCCGCAATGCAACCAATCTCTCTAATAACCTTCTTCGTtccttctccacttccatcaAAACCGCTCAACATAACAATCACCTGCAGACCCAAGAATACTTGGAGGCGAACAGCTTTATTGGTAGCTGGCAGGCCCCGAAAAACCCCAAGGAAGCGCAGGCCAGACTTGCTCGGCTCCGAAGGGAGTATGCCAAGCAGGTGAAACAGGTACGTAAGAATTACATCCAGGAGGTTGAACTCTTGAGGCTCGAAAGGGAGCAGAAGGACGAAGCCAAGAAAGAAGCGCTTAGGGTTGCCAATGAGGAACGCAAGAAGCTTAAAGCTGAAGCTGCTAAAGTCCGAGCTGAAGAGCGTAAGGTTGCTGATGAAGAGTTCCGACTGACTTTG GTGAAAGAAAGAGCTGAGAAGTTGGAGCATTGGAGAATGATGGAAAAgaagagggaagaaaaaaagaaagaaaagaaggagcTACTAAGACGGCAGAGTTCCATGTGGgttgatgaaaataaattggaaGAGAAGCTATTAGAAGCCATTGTTAATACCATCACTCTCTGA
- the LOC101212358 gene encoding alkaline ceramidase, with protein sequence MADTISSFWGPVTSPEWCEKNYVYSSYIAEFFNTVSNIPCLILALIGLVNALRQRFEKRFSVLHISNMVLAIGSMLYHATLQRVQQQGDETPMVWEMLLYIYILYSPDWHYRSTMPTFLFLYGAAFAVAHAIIRFGAGFKVHYAILCLLCIPRMYKYYIHTNDVHAKRLAKLYLTTISLGTVCWLFDRLYCRKISSWYFNPQGHALWHVLMGFNSYFANTFLMFCRAQQLEWNPRVVHFLGLFPYVKVQKPKSQ encoded by the exons ATGGCAGATACGATATCTAGTTTCTGGGGTCCTGTCACATCTCCTGAGTGGTGTGAAAAGAACTATGTCTACTCTTCTTATATTGCCGAATTCTTCAACACGGTATCAAATATTCCATGCCTCATTTTAGCACTTATTGGTCTCGTGAATGCTTTGAGACAAAGGTTTGAGAAGAGATTTAGTGTTCTTCACATATCAAATATGGTCCTTGCCATAGGAAGCATGTTGTATCACGCCACCTTGCAACGAGT aCAACAGCAAGGTGATGAAACACCAATGGTATGGGAAATGCTCCTCTATATCTACATCCTTTATTCACCAGATTGGCACTACCGGAGTACGATGCCTACGTTCTTGTTTCTATATGGAGCTGCCTTTGCTGTTGCTCATGCAATCATACGTTTCGGAGCAGGCTTTAAGGTACATTATGCAATACTTTGTCTTCTCTGCATCCCTCGAATGTACAAGTACTATATTCACACGAACGACGTACACGCGAAGCGGCTTGCAAAGTTATACTTGACGACCATCTCTCTTGGGACCGTTTGCTGGCTTTTCGATCGCTTGTACTGCAGGAAAATCTCTAGCTGGTATTTCAACCCTCAAGGTCATGCATTATGGCATGTATTAATGGGGTTCAATTCTTATTTcgcaaatacatttttaatgttttgtcGTGCTCAACAACTCGAGTGGAACCCAAGAGTAGTCCACTTTTTGGGGTTGTTTCCATACGTGAAGGTTCAAAAACCAAAGAGCCAGTGA
- the LOC101211869 gene encoding eEF1A lysine and N-terminal methyltransferase isoform X2, producing the protein MEPEVGSKLGSQYLSEVKRVLKPGGKFICLTLAESHVLGLLFPKFRFGWKMSIHVIPPKPPSKPSFRTFMVVVEKDESTAWHQIESSLNFSSLDSRGDQTRELVQSLENENRIREKYSSGDDLLFSLEDLQLGAKGDLQKLHRGRRVQFTLGGQGTSIFSYRAVLLDAREHSGPFSYECGVFIVPKTRAHEWLFSSEEGQWMVVESSKAARLIMVLLDETQSGANMDAIQKDLSPLVKQLAPGEDDSGSQIPFMMASDGIKERNCVFQGTSSLTGSIVVEDVKYEHVSGDASRIFPSGDLIFRRLVFQRTESLVQSEALLTRERVDDKVSGQMDRKKSHASSKSKNKGKKRLNKESSDQMKAYHGYLASSYHSGIISGFMLISQYLGSVASAGKMVNAVVIGLGAGLLPMFLRACMSFLHIEVVELDSMILNLARDYFDFTEDANLKVHIADGIQFVREFRNYGTNGSTVALDNGNSSQVEQGNKKVDILIIDVDATDSSSGMTCPAADFVEESFLLAVKDALSEQGLFIINLVTRSPTVNNMVVTRMKGVFNHLFSLQLEEDVNEVLFALPSDLCIKEDHLFNEASLQLEKLLNLKHLEMRQSIVDATTKIRCLK; encoded by the exons ATGGAACCAGAAGTTGGTTCTAAGCTAGGAAGTCAATACTTATCCGAG GTGAAAAGAGTTCTAAAACCAGGAGGAAAATTTATCTGCCTTACCTTAGCAGAATCTCATGTTCTAG GCTTGCTTTTTCCCAAGTTTCGTTTTGGATGGAAAATGAGTATTCATGTCATACCTCCAAAACCACCGTCTAAGCCTAGTTTTCGAACATttatggtggtggtggagaaAGATGAATCTACTGCGTGGCACCAGATAGAatcttctttaaatttttcttcacttgaTTCTCGTGGAGACCAG ACTCGTGAACTTGTCCAAAGTCTTGAGAACGAGAATAGAATTCGCGAAAAGTATTCTAGTGGTGATGATTTGTTGTTCTCTCTAGAAGACCTGCAACTTGGAGCAAAGGGAGATCTGCAGAAACTTCACCGAGGCCGTCGAGTTCAATTTACTTTAGGTGGACAAGGGACTTCTATTTTCAGTTACAGAGCTGTACTTCTTGATGCTCGGGAGCATTCTGGCCCATTCTCGTATGAATGTGGAGTTTTTATAGTGCCCAAG ACTCGAGCTCATGAATGGCTGTTCTCTTCAGAAGAAGGCCAGTGGATGGTTGTTGAAAGCTCAAAAGCTGCTCGCCTTATAATG GTTCTATTAGATGAAACGCAATCTGGTGCCAACATGGATGCTATTCAG AAAGATTTGTCTCCCCTAGTCAAACAATTGGCACCTGGAGAAGATGACAGTGGATCTCAAATTCC ATTTATGATGGCTAGTGATGGAATCAAGGAACGCAATTGTGTTTTCCAG GGTACATCGTCTTTAACTGGTTCAATAGTAGTTGAAGATGTAAAATATGAACATGTAAGCGGCGATGCCAGTCGCATCTTCCCATCTGGAGATTTGATATTCCGCCGTCTTGTTTTCCAAAGAACGGAGAGTTTGGTGCAGTCTGAAGCTTTGTTGACAAGGGAGAGAGTTGATGACAAAGTTTCTGGTCAGATGGACAGGAAAAAGTCTCATGCATCATCcaaatcaaaaaataaaggaaagaagagaCTTAATAAGG AGTCTAGTGACCAAATGAAGGCTTATCATGGGTACCTGGCAAGTTCTTATCATTCGGGGATCATATCTGGTTTTATGTTGATATCTCAATATTTGGGGAGTGTGGCATCAGCTGGAAAAATG GTGAATGCAGTTGTCATTGGTCTCGGGGCTGGTTTGCTGCCCATGTTCCTCCGTGCATGCATGTCTTTTTTGCACATTGAG GTGGTTGAATTGGATTCAATGATCCTCAATCTTGCACGGGATTACTTCGATTTTACTGAGGATGCAAATTTGAAG GTTCATATTGCTGATGGTATTCAGTTTGTTAGAGAATTCAGAAACTATGGGACAAATGGTTCAACGGTAGCTCTTGATAATGGAAACTCTTCTCAAGTAGAACAAGGAAACAAGAAAGTCGACATACTTATCATAGATGTGGATGCAACAGACTCTAG CTCTGGAATGACCTGCCCAGCGGCTGATTTTGTAGAAGAGTCATTTCTACTGGCAGTGAAAGATGCCCTCTCCGAGCAGggtctttttattataaacttgGTCACAAGATCTCCAACCGTTAACAATATGGTGGTCACGAGGATGAAAGGA GTCTTCAATCACCTCTTTTCCCTTCAACTTGAGGAGGATGTGAATGAAGTGCTATTTGCTCTTCCTTCAGATTTATGCATAAAGGAGGATCATCTCTTCAATGAAGCATCTCTTCAACTTGAGaaacttctaaatttgaaacacCTAGAAATGAGGCAGAGCATAGTTGATGCTACAACGAAGATCAGATGTTTGAAGTAG
- the LOC101211869 gene encoding eEF1A lysine and N-terminal methyltransferase isoform X1 yields MAKADNILQTLGDFTSKENWDNFFTIRGHGDAFEWYAEWPELKDPLISHLPTLSKSPSPQILVPGCGNSSLSEQLYDAGFRCITNIDFSKVAISDMLRRNVRERPDMRWRVMDMTNMQFTNDTFDAVVDKGGLDALMEPEVGSKLGSQYLSEVKRVLKPGGKFICLTLAESHVLGLLFPKFRFGWKMSIHVIPPKPPSKPSFRTFMVVVEKDESTAWHQIESSLNFSSLDSRGDQTRELVQSLENENRIREKYSSGDDLLFSLEDLQLGAKGDLQKLHRGRRVQFTLGGQGTSIFSYRAVLLDAREHSGPFSYECGVFIVPKTRAHEWLFSSEEGQWMVVESSKAARLIMVLLDETQSGANMDAIQKDLSPLVKQLAPGEDDSGSQIPFMMASDGIKERNCVFQGTSSLTGSIVVEDVKYEHVSGDASRIFPSGDLIFRRLVFQRTESLVQSEALLTRERVDDKVSGQMDRKKSHASSKSKNKGKKRLNKESSDQMKAYHGYLASSYHSGIISGFMLISQYLGSVASAGKMVNAVVIGLGAGLLPMFLRACMSFLHIEVVELDSMILNLARDYFDFTEDANLKVHIADGIQFVREFRNYGTNGSTVALDNGNSSQVEQGNKKVDILIIDVDATDSSSGMTCPAADFVEESFLLAVKDALSEQGLFIINLVTRSPTVNNMVVTRMKGVFNHLFSLQLEEDVNEVLFALPSDLCIKEDHLFNEASLQLEKLLNLKHLEMRQSIVDATTKIRCLK; encoded by the exons ATGGCGAAAGCCGACAACATCCTCCAAACCCTCGGCGACTTCACCAGCAAAGAGAACTGGGACAATTTCTTCACCATACGTGGCCATGGCGATGCTTTTGAGTGGTATGCCGAGTGGCCTGAGCTCAAAGACCCACTCATTTCCCACCTTCCCACCCTCTCAAAATCCCCTTCTCCCCAGATTCTAGTTCCTGGTTGCGGCAACTCCAGCCTCTCTGAGCAGCTTTACGACGCCGGCTTTCGATGTATCACCAACATTGATTTCTCTAAAGTTGCAATCTCTGATATGCTGCGCCGGAACGTAAGAGAACGCCCTGATATGCGGTGGCGCGTCATGGATATGACGAACATGCAG TTCACGAACGACACATTTGATGCTGTCGTTGATAAAGGTGGATTGGATGCTTTAATGGAACCAGAAGTTGGTTCTAAGCTAGGAAGTCAATACTTATCCGAG GTGAAAAGAGTTCTAAAACCAGGAGGAAAATTTATCTGCCTTACCTTAGCAGAATCTCATGTTCTAG GCTTGCTTTTTCCCAAGTTTCGTTTTGGATGGAAAATGAGTATTCATGTCATACCTCCAAAACCACCGTCTAAGCCTAGTTTTCGAACATttatggtggtggtggagaaAGATGAATCTACTGCGTGGCACCAGATAGAatcttctttaaatttttcttcacttgaTTCTCGTGGAGACCAG ACTCGTGAACTTGTCCAAAGTCTTGAGAACGAGAATAGAATTCGCGAAAAGTATTCTAGTGGTGATGATTTGTTGTTCTCTCTAGAAGACCTGCAACTTGGAGCAAAGGGAGATCTGCAGAAACTTCACCGAGGCCGTCGAGTTCAATTTACTTTAGGTGGACAAGGGACTTCTATTTTCAGTTACAGAGCTGTACTTCTTGATGCTCGGGAGCATTCTGGCCCATTCTCGTATGAATGTGGAGTTTTTATAGTGCCCAAG ACTCGAGCTCATGAATGGCTGTTCTCTTCAGAAGAAGGCCAGTGGATGGTTGTTGAAAGCTCAAAAGCTGCTCGCCTTATAATG GTTCTATTAGATGAAACGCAATCTGGTGCCAACATGGATGCTATTCAG AAAGATTTGTCTCCCCTAGTCAAACAATTGGCACCTGGAGAAGATGACAGTGGATCTCAAATTCC ATTTATGATGGCTAGTGATGGAATCAAGGAACGCAATTGTGTTTTCCAG GGTACATCGTCTTTAACTGGTTCAATAGTAGTTGAAGATGTAAAATATGAACATGTAAGCGGCGATGCCAGTCGCATCTTCCCATCTGGAGATTTGATATTCCGCCGTCTTGTTTTCCAAAGAACGGAGAGTTTGGTGCAGTCTGAAGCTTTGTTGACAAGGGAGAGAGTTGATGACAAAGTTTCTGGTCAGATGGACAGGAAAAAGTCTCATGCATCATCcaaatcaaaaaataaaggaaagaagagaCTTAATAAGG AGTCTAGTGACCAAATGAAGGCTTATCATGGGTACCTGGCAAGTTCTTATCATTCGGGGATCATATCTGGTTTTATGTTGATATCTCAATATTTGGGGAGTGTGGCATCAGCTGGAAAAATG GTGAATGCAGTTGTCATTGGTCTCGGGGCTGGTTTGCTGCCCATGTTCCTCCGTGCATGCATGTCTTTTTTGCACATTGAG GTGGTTGAATTGGATTCAATGATCCTCAATCTTGCACGGGATTACTTCGATTTTACTGAGGATGCAAATTTGAAG GTTCATATTGCTGATGGTATTCAGTTTGTTAGAGAATTCAGAAACTATGGGACAAATGGTTCAACGGTAGCTCTTGATAATGGAAACTCTTCTCAAGTAGAACAAGGAAACAAGAAAGTCGACATACTTATCATAGATGTGGATGCAACAGACTCTAG CTCTGGAATGACCTGCCCAGCGGCTGATTTTGTAGAAGAGTCATTTCTACTGGCAGTGAAAGATGCCCTCTCCGAGCAGggtctttttattataaacttgGTCACAAGATCTCCAACCGTTAACAATATGGTGGTCACGAGGATGAAAGGA GTCTTCAATCACCTCTTTTCCCTTCAACTTGAGGAGGATGTGAATGAAGTGCTATTTGCTCTTCCTTCAGATTTATGCATAAAGGAGGATCATCTCTTCAATGAAGCATCTCTTCAACTTGAGaaacttctaaatttgaaacacCTAGAAATGAGGCAGAGCATAGTTGATGCTACAACGAAGATCAGATGTTTGAAGTAG